In the genome of Hymenobacter cellulosivorans, one region contains:
- a CDS encoding glutamine synthetase III family protein, with the protein MAILRFKALELVDQRKPQAVVTSDERRSDSFGKNVFNLDAMRATMPGEYFKKLQAAIKQGSPVERSVADAVASAMKTWAMAKGATHYTHWFQPLTGSTAEKHDSFFDLNSDGRPVENFKGSALVQQEPDASSFPNGGIRNTFEARGYTAWDPTSPAFIIETAGAKTLCIPTIFVAYTGEALDYKAPLLKSLAALEQAAVDVCQYFDKDVNRVSTTLGIEQEYFIVDKALFDARPDLVMTGRTLFGHAPAKGQQLEDHYFGSIPSRVHAFMLDFEEESNRLGIPLRTRHNEVAPNQFECAPTFEDANLAVDHNQLLMDIMDRVAEKHNLKVLLHEKPFSGVNGSGKHNNWAMSTDTGVNLLAPGRRPKENLQFLAFFITTIKAVHRYGDLLRASIASASNDHRLGANEAPPAIMSVFVGSQLNSVLDELERTAKLPLDKGDNIYLKLGIDKIPAILLDNTDRNRTSPFAFTGNKFEFRAVGSSANCSSSMTVLNTIVADQLIEFKNSVDALIEQGKKKEVAIVEVLREYVISSKNIRFEGNGYSDEWKEEAASRGLSNIPTTPQALDALVREDAADLFARHNIFSHVELHARHDILLEEYMKKIQIESRVMGDLAVNHIIPTAVAYQTKLITNVRGLRELGLDDELSQVTVDTIKAISRHISTIKTQVDEMVNARKVANKIEDTRERAIAYCDTVKTHFDTIRRSVDKLELMVADEDWPLVKYRELLFRH; encoded by the coding sequence ATGGCAATTCTCCGCTTTAAAGCTCTTGAGTTAGTCGACCAGCGCAAGCCGCAGGCCGTTGTTACTTCCGATGAGCGTCGCTCCGACAGCTTCGGCAAGAACGTGTTCAACCTGGACGCCATGCGCGCTACCATGCCGGGCGAATATTTCAAGAAGCTGCAAGCCGCTATCAAGCAAGGCTCGCCGGTAGAGCGCTCCGTAGCCGACGCCGTGGCTTCGGCCATGAAAACCTGGGCCATGGCTAAGGGTGCCACGCACTACACCCACTGGTTCCAGCCCCTGACCGGCTCGACGGCCGAGAAGCACGACTCTTTCTTTGATCTGAACTCCGACGGCCGCCCGGTTGAGAACTTTAAAGGTTCGGCGCTGGTGCAGCAGGAGCCCGATGCTTCCTCGTTCCCCAACGGCGGCATCCGCAATACCTTCGAGGCCCGTGGCTACACTGCCTGGGACCCGACTTCCCCCGCCTTCATCATCGAAACGGCCGGCGCCAAAACCCTGTGCATTCCCACGATTTTCGTGGCTTACACCGGTGAAGCCCTCGACTACAAAGCCCCACTGCTCAAGTCGCTGGCCGCGTTGGAACAGGCTGCCGTCGACGTGTGCCAGTACTTCGATAAGGACGTAAACCGCGTGAGCACTACGCTGGGTATCGAGCAGGAGTACTTTATCGTCGATAAGGCGCTGTTCGACGCCCGCCCCGACCTGGTAATGACCGGCCGCACGCTGTTTGGTCATGCTCCAGCCAAGGGTCAGCAGCTCGAAGACCACTACTTCGGCTCCATCCCGAGCCGGGTACACGCCTTCATGCTTGACTTCGAGGAAGAGTCGAACCGCCTCGGTATTCCGCTGCGCACCCGCCACAACGAAGTAGCGCCCAACCAGTTTGAGTGCGCCCCGACTTTCGAGGACGCTAACTTGGCTGTCGACCATAACCAGCTGCTCATGGACATCATGGACCGTGTGGCCGAGAAGCACAACCTGAAAGTGCTGCTGCACGAGAAGCCCTTCTCGGGCGTCAACGGCTCGGGCAAGCATAACAACTGGGCCATGAGCACCGACACGGGCGTCAACCTGCTGGCTCCCGGCCGCCGCCCCAAGGAAAACCTCCAGTTCCTGGCGTTCTTCATCACGACTATTAAGGCCGTGCACCGCTACGGCGATTTGCTGCGCGCCAGCATTGCCTCGGCTTCCAATGACCACCGCCTCGGTGCCAACGAAGCCCCGCCGGCCATCATGTCGGTCTTCGTGGGTTCCCAGCTGAACTCGGTACTCGACGAGCTGGAGCGCACGGCCAAGCTGCCGCTCGACAAAGGCGACAACATCTACCTCAAGCTCGGCATCGACAAGATTCCGGCCATTCTGCTCGACAACACCGACCGTAACCGTACCTCGCCTTTCGCCTTCACCGGCAACAAGTTCGAGTTCCGCGCCGTGGGTTCGTCGGCCAACTGCTCGTCATCGATGACGGTGCTCAATACCATCGTGGCCGACCAGCTCATCGAGTTTAAGAACTCGGTCGACGCGCTGATTGAGCAGGGCAAAAAGAAGGAAGTGGCCATCGTGGAGGTGCTGCGCGAGTACGTTATCAGCTCCAAAAACATCCGCTTCGAGGGCAACGGTTACTCCGACGAGTGGAAGGAAGAGGCCGCTAGCCGTGGTCTGTCGAACATCCCGACTACGCCTCAGGCTCTCGACGCCCTGGTGCGCGAAGACGCCGCCGACCTGTTTGCCCGTCATAACATCTTCTCGCACGTGGAGCTGCACGCCCGCCACGACATCTTGCTGGAAGAATACATGAAGAAAATCCAGATCGAGAGCCGTGTTATGGGTGATCTGGCCGTGAACCACATCATTCCGACGGCCGTGGCCTACCAGACCAAGCTCATCACCAACGTGCGCGGTCTGCGCGAGCTGGGCCTCGACGACGAGCTGTCGCAGGTGACGGTGGATACCATCAAAGCCATTTCGCGCCACATCAGCACCATCAAAACCCAGGTAGATGAGATGGTGAATGCCCGTAAGGTGGCCAACAAAATTGAAGATACCCGGGAGCGTGCCATTGCGTACTGCGACACGGTTAAAACGCATTTCGACACCATTCGCCGCTCCGTCGACAAGTTGGAGCTGATGGTAGCCGATGAGGACTGGCCTTTGGTAAAGTACCGCGAACTGTTGTTCCGTCACTAA
- a CDS encoding thioredoxin family protein: MKKLLSFFPALLALALLTGFVADPTGYQVGDKVADFKLKNVDGKMVSLADDKAVKGYIVVFTCNTCPYAKAYESRIIELHQKYAPKGYPVVAINPNDAATVPGDSFAEMKARASSKKYPFPYLQDETQQVARTYGATRTPHLYVVTRQGSDFVVSYIGAIDDNSEDAKLVKTKYVEQAMTDLLAGKPAATNSTKAIGCTIKWKKS; this comes from the coding sequence ATGAAAAAGCTCCTCTCCTTCTTCCCTGCCCTGCTGGCGCTGGCACTGCTCACGGGCTTCGTAGCCGATCCGACCGGCTACCAGGTTGGCGACAAAGTCGCGGATTTCAAGCTCAAGAATGTGGACGGCAAAATGGTGTCGTTGGCCGACGATAAGGCCGTGAAGGGCTACATCGTGGTTTTTACCTGCAACACCTGCCCCTACGCCAAAGCCTACGAAAGTCGCATCATCGAGCTGCACCAGAAGTACGCGCCTAAGGGCTATCCGGTGGTAGCCATCAACCCCAACGACGCGGCCACCGTGCCCGGCGACTCCTTTGCCGAAATGAAGGCCCGGGCCAGCAGCAAAAAGTACCCCTTTCCCTATCTGCAGGATGAAACCCAGCAAGTAGCCCGCACCTACGGCGCTACCCGCACGCCCCACCTCTACGTCGTCACCCGCCAGGGCTCGGACTTCGTGGTGAGCTACATTGGCGCCATCGACGACAATTCGGAAGACGCCAAGCTGGTCAAAACCAAGTACGTGGAGCAAGCCATGACCGACCTGCTGGCCGGCAAGCCCGCCGCCACCAACTCTACCAAAGCCATCGGCTGCACGATTAAGTGGAAGAAAAGCTGA
- a CDS encoding PAS domain-containing protein translates to MPAQPDYQALFAALPGIHLALSPALTIVAASAEAAETAGQPLEQLLGQVVEAVFGPESSAEWGTVGAELQAGLAAVANTWAAHEARAGGWQHRTWPVLGPENEIRYFLYRAEPVVEASPAPAADFRQLFDTLPVIVWTTRPDGGADYHSARWLEYTGISRAQADADGWLSVVHPEDRARVLENWHRTRAAGTEYSVEYRLRRADGQYRWQLARGVPRRDAAGTLIGWTGTTLDIHDQKLIEQRLASQDRHFQQILSQVPAHIATLLGPDHVYGFLNERGNQLFGGKVQLGMPAALAVPELVTNGYIKLVDEIYRTGAPFVLSEMPMVQPAAADGSVTTLYFDGVLQPLTDEQGQTQGILVFGIDVTERVEAKQRTAELMAEIRAQDAQFRTMVESLPLFIYIADAQGQILYINPQRHEFTGQQPAQGLLHWAEPLHPADRRRLKDDFARGRRLGQAWSGEYRLRRHDGQYRWHLLRAVPMLRPDDGSVSRWYASSVDIDDQKQFQRQLETKDEYLRQILTQAPAMIATLEGPEHRYAFFNARYEQFVGGRAVLGQCVADVLPELVEQDFIPLLDQVYRSQKPLVGQEMPIWLTDPATGQRRQHYLNFSYQALRDSQGQPRGILVFLVEVTEQVLARQRADGLVTQLQRSDERLRRMTEALPVMTFINDATGHTEYTSPQWHQYAGYPPGTDVNEVWDALLHPDDRARARAEYAAALAEKRGWNLEVRLRRYDGEYRWHLSHTVPADTDEGLKWYGSTVDIHEQKRLSQELAASTAHFSQLLEALPQLTWTASPVDGQVTYTNRSFQAYTGAAAPELLGTGWSRYVHPADQTTTFQGLPAVIRTGVGAQTEHRLRGADGRYRWFLGNLLPLRNSAGEITQWLGTNTDIDDQKGVQEQLRRQDQRLSQILGQAPAIIATLEGPEHRYAFFNEAHNILMGNRAGLGKPLAEVLPELVEQGFVTRLDQVYQTGETFVGHEMPMQPIGNRTGTPSLYLDLTFQALRDEQGQIFGVLAFAVEATERVRARQSAGALAAEVGRRDVRLRRMTEALPAVSFICAPDGQMEYLSPQWYHYTGQTTELQTGDIFTALVHPDDQAEVRRSLRRALMRGQPWELQYRLRHHDGQYRWQISRGVPEYDAQGQALRWYGTLVDNHEQKELQNQLQRSEEQFRFMAESIPQIVWTAGPDGKLDYINRRWTELTGRSVAYGLEFGWTELLPPQERERITANFMAGMRGGADYEQESQLLSAQDGRYRWFLHRGTPMRDAAGNVIKWFGTSTDIDDFKQASQQLEARNQQLARTNADLDSFVYTASHDLTQPINNMAGIFEELTRTAYFRDPDAMKLIVMFERALQQIHQTIHDLSDVVQLQRRHALVPAENVDLAALTQEVLGSMQEQSAALGAEFRLDFTAVPTVRFVRPNLQSILYNLLSNALKYSEPGRPPRVQVSSGIQDGVPVLTVRDNGQGIDLERHGSQLFQLFRRFHEHIEGSGMGLYLVNRMVQLNGAWLEVDSQVGVGSTFRIYFKAQES, encoded by the coding sequence ATGCCCGCCCAACCCGACTATCAAGCTCTTTTTGCAGCCCTGCCCGGTATTCACCTGGCCCTTTCGCCGGCGCTGACCATCGTGGCAGCTTCGGCCGAGGCTGCCGAAACCGCTGGGCAGCCGCTGGAGCAGCTGCTGGGCCAGGTCGTGGAGGCGGTATTTGGGCCGGAGTCATCGGCGGAGTGGGGAACGGTAGGCGCCGAGCTGCAGGCCGGCTTGGCGGCCGTAGCCAACACTTGGGCCGCGCACGAAGCGCGGGCTGGCGGCTGGCAGCACCGTACCTGGCCCGTGCTGGGGCCCGAAAACGAAATCCGCTACTTTCTCTACCGGGCCGAGCCCGTCGTGGAAGCCAGTCCTGCGCCAGCGGCTGACTTCCGGCAGCTGTTCGACACGTTGCCGGTAATCGTGTGGACGACCCGCCCCGACGGCGGCGCCGACTACCACAGTGCGCGCTGGCTGGAGTACACGGGCATTAGCCGTGCCCAGGCTGATGCCGACGGCTGGCTGTCGGTGGTGCACCCCGAGGACCGGGCCCGGGTGCTGGAAAACTGGCACCGAACCCGGGCCGCGGGCACTGAGTATTCGGTCGAATACCGCCTGCGCCGGGCCGATGGGCAGTACCGCTGGCAACTGGCCCGCGGAGTGCCACGCCGGGATGCGGCCGGCACCCTGATAGGCTGGACGGGCACTACGCTCGACATTCACGACCAGAAGCTAATCGAGCAGCGCCTAGCTTCCCAGGATCGGCACTTTCAGCAGATTCTTAGTCAGGTGCCGGCTCATATTGCCACCCTGCTCGGGCCCGACCACGTGTATGGCTTCCTCAATGAGAGGGGCAATCAGCTTTTTGGGGGCAAAGTGCAACTAGGTATGCCCGCCGCCCTGGCCGTGCCCGAGCTAGTAACCAACGGGTACATCAAGCTCGTGGACGAAATCTACCGGACCGGGGCGCCGTTTGTGCTGTCGGAAATGCCGATGGTGCAGCCCGCCGCCGCCGATGGCTCGGTCACTACGCTCTATTTCGACGGCGTGCTGCAGCCTCTGACCGACGAACAGGGCCAGACCCAGGGCATTCTGGTGTTCGGCATCGACGTGACTGAGCGGGTGGAGGCCAAGCAGCGTACGGCCGAGCTGATGGCTGAAATTCGGGCCCAGGACGCCCAGTTTCGGACCATGGTAGAGTCGTTGCCGCTGTTCATCTATATTGCCGATGCGCAGGGCCAGATTCTCTACATCAACCCCCAGCGCCACGAGTTTACGGGCCAGCAGCCCGCCCAAGGCCTCCTACACTGGGCCGAGCCCCTGCACCCCGCCGACCGGCGCCGCCTCAAAGATGATTTTGCCCGCGGCCGCAGGCTGGGTCAGGCCTGGTCGGGGGAGTACCGCCTGCGCCGCCACGACGGCCAGTACCGCTGGCACCTGCTGCGGGCCGTGCCCATGCTCCGGCCCGACGACGGTTCGGTGAGCCGCTGGTACGCTTCCAGCGTGGATATCGACGACCAGAAGCAGTTTCAGCGCCAGCTCGAAACCAAGGACGAATACCTGCGCCAGATTCTGACCCAGGCCCCGGCCATGATTGCCACGCTGGAAGGGCCCGAACACCGCTACGCCTTTTTCAATGCCCGCTACGAGCAATTCGTGGGTGGCCGGGCCGTGCTGGGCCAGTGCGTGGCCGACGTGCTGCCCGAGCTGGTAGAACAGGATTTTATTCCGCTTCTCGACCAGGTGTACCGCAGCCAGAAGCCCCTTGTGGGCCAGGAAATGCCCATCTGGCTAACTGACCCCGCTACCGGGCAGCGACGGCAGCACTACCTCAATTTCTCGTACCAAGCCCTACGCGACAGTCAGGGCCAGCCCCGGGGCATCCTGGTCTTTTTGGTAGAAGTAACCGAGCAGGTACTGGCCCGGCAGCGGGCCGATGGCCTGGTCACCCAGCTGCAGCGCAGCGACGAGCGGCTGCGGCGTATGACGGAGGCTCTGCCCGTTATGACGTTCATCAACGACGCCACGGGCCACACCGAGTATACCAGTCCGCAGTGGCACCAGTACGCGGGCTACCCTCCCGGTACCGACGTGAACGAGGTCTGGGACGCGCTGCTGCATCCCGACGACCGGGCCCGGGCCCGGGCTGAGTATGCCGCGGCGCTGGCCGAAAAGCGGGGCTGGAACCTGGAAGTGCGTCTGCGCCGCTACGACGGGGAGTACCGCTGGCACCTGAGCCACACCGTGCCCGCCGATACCGATGAAGGCCTGAAGTGGTACGGCTCGACAGTCGACATTCACGAGCAGAAACGCCTGAGCCAGGAGCTGGCTGCCAGCACGGCCCACTTCAGCCAGCTGCTCGAAGCCCTGCCCCAGCTCACCTGGACGGCTAGCCCCGTCGACGGGCAGGTGACGTATACCAACCGGAGCTTTCAGGCCTACACCGGGGCTGCCGCTCCGGAGCTGCTCGGCACGGGCTGGTCCCGCTACGTGCACCCCGCCGACCAGACCACGACGTTTCAGGGCCTGCCGGCCGTAATTCGCACCGGAGTTGGGGCCCAGACCGAGCACCGCCTGCGCGGGGCCGACGGGCGCTACCGGTGGTTTTTGGGCAACCTGCTGCCGCTGCGCAACTCGGCCGGCGAAATCACCCAGTGGCTGGGCACTAATACGGACATCGACGACCAGAAGGGGGTGCAGGAACAGCTGCGCCGTCAGGATCAGCGCCTAAGCCAGATTCTAGGCCAGGCCCCGGCTATTATTGCCACGCTGGAAGGGCCTGAGCACCGCTACGCCTTCTTCAACGAGGCGCATAATATCCTGATGGGCAACCGCGCTGGACTAGGCAAGCCCCTGGCCGAGGTACTGCCCGAGCTGGTCGAGCAGGGCTTTGTAACGCGGCTCGACCAGGTGTACCAAACCGGGGAAACCTTCGTCGGCCACGAAATGCCAATGCAGCCGATAGGTAACCGGACCGGGACGCCCAGCCTCTACCTGGACCTCACGTTTCAGGCCCTGCGCGACGAACAGGGGCAGATTTTCGGGGTGCTGGCCTTTGCCGTGGAAGCCACCGAGCGGGTGCGGGCCCGGCAGAGCGCCGGGGCCCTGGCCGCCGAAGTCGGCCGCCGCGACGTGCGCCTGCGCCGCATGACCGAAGCCTTGCCCGCCGTGTCGTTTATCTGCGCCCCGGATGGCCAGATGGAATACCTCAGCCCGCAGTGGTACCACTACACGGGCCAGACCACGGAGCTGCAAACCGGCGACATCTTCACGGCCCTGGTGCACCCCGATGACCAAGCCGAGGTGCGCCGGAGCCTGCGCCGGGCCCTGATGCGGGGCCAGCCCTGGGAACTACAGTACCGCCTGCGTCACCACGACGGGCAGTACCGCTGGCAAATCAGTCGGGGCGTGCCCGAATACGACGCCCAGGGCCAGGCCCTGCGCTGGTACGGCACATTGGTCGACAACCACGAGCAGAAAGAGCTGCAAAACCAGTTGCAGCGCAGCGAGGAGCAGTTTCGCTTCATGGCCGAAAGCATCCCGCAAATTGTGTGGACAGCCGGCCCGGATGGTAAGCTGGACTACATCAACCGGCGCTGGACCGAGCTGACGGGCCGCTCGGTAGCCTATGGGCTGGAGTTTGGCTGGACTGAGCTGCTGCCGCCTCAGGAGCGGGAGCGAATTACAGCCAACTTCATGGCCGGCATGCGTGGCGGGGCAGATTACGAGCAGGAAAGTCAGCTGCTTTCGGCCCAGGATGGGCGCTACCGCTGGTTTTTGCACCGGGGCACGCCCATGCGCGACGCGGCCGGCAACGTCATCAAGTGGTTTGGGACCAGCACCGATATCGACGACTTTAAGCAGGCTAGTCAGCAGCTCGAAGCCCGCAACCAGCAGCTGGCCCGCACCAATGCCGACCTGGATAGCTTCGTTTATACCGCCTCCCACGATTTGACCCAGCCCATCAACAATATGGCCGGTATCTTCGAGGAGCTGACCCGCACGGCCTACTTCCGCGACCCGGATGCCATGAAGCTCATCGTCATGTTTGAGCGGGCCCTGCAGCAGATTCACCAGACCATTCACGACCTCTCCGACGTGGTGCAGCTGCAGCGCCGCCACGCCTTGGTGCCGGCCGAAAACGTGGACTTGGCTGCCTTGACCCAGGAAGTACTGGGTAGTATGCAGGAGCAGAGCGCCGCACTAGGGGCCGAGTTTCGCCTCGATTTTACGGCCGTACCTACCGTGCGCTTCGTGCGACCCAACCTGCAGAGTATTCTCTACAACCTGCTGAGCAACGCCCTGAAGTACTCGGAGCCCGGCCGGCCGCCCCGGGTACAGGTGTCGAGCGGCATTCAGGATGGAGTGCCCGTGCTGACCGTGCGCGACAATGGGCAGGGCATTGACCTGGAGCGGCACGGCAGCCAGCTGTTTCAGCTTTTCCGGCGCTTTCACGAGCACATCGAAGGCTCGGGAATGGGCCTCTACCTGGTTAACCGCATGGTGCAGCTCAACGGTGCCTGGCTCGAAGTCGACAGCCAGGTAGGCGTGGGCTCCACGTTCCGTATTTATTTCAAAGCTCAGGAATCCTGA
- a CDS encoding NAD(P)H-quinone oxidoreductase, with translation MNAIVITEPGGPAVLQLQSQQKPAPAPHEVLIRVAAAGINRPDVLLRQGKYGGADDVTGTVPGLELAGTVEVCGSAVTRWQPGDEVCALLTAGAYAEYAVVDARHCLPVPTGWTLPQAASLPETVFTVWHNVFQRGGLQPGETLLVHGGSSGIGITAIQLAAALDSPVFATAGSADKCRACEQLGAQRCINYKEEDFEDALRETGVDVILDMIGGDYTAKNMSLLQDDGRLVFINAMRGPRAEFNALDVMRRRLTITGSTLRPRSADFKAALAAEVERHVWPLLAAGKFKPVIYRTFPLAEAAAAHELMESSEQIGKIMLLR, from the coding sequence ATGAACGCCATTGTCATCACCGAGCCCGGCGGCCCCGCGGTATTGCAGCTCCAGAGCCAGCAAAAGCCGGCGCCCGCGCCCCACGAAGTGCTGATTCGGGTGGCTGCCGCCGGCATCAACCGGCCCGATGTGCTGCTGCGCCAGGGCAAGTACGGCGGTGCCGATGACGTGACGGGTACCGTGCCCGGTCTGGAGCTGGCCGGCACCGTGGAAGTCTGCGGCTCCGCCGTCACGCGCTGGCAGCCCGGCGACGAGGTCTGCGCCCTGCTTACGGCTGGGGCCTACGCTGAGTACGCCGTAGTAGATGCCCGCCACTGCTTACCCGTGCCCACCGGCTGGACACTCCCGCAAGCTGCCTCCCTGCCCGAAACCGTGTTTACGGTCTGGCACAACGTGTTTCAGCGCGGGGGCCTGCAGCCCGGCGAAACCCTGCTGGTCCACGGCGGCAGCAGTGGCATTGGGATTACCGCCATTCAACTGGCCGCTGCCTTGGATTCCCCGGTTTTTGCCACCGCCGGCAGCGCCGACAAGTGCCGGGCCTGCGAGCAGCTCGGCGCCCAGCGCTGTATCAACTATAAGGAAGAAGACTTCGAAGACGCCCTGCGCGAAACCGGCGTCGACGTAATTCTGGACATGATAGGCGGCGACTATACGGCCAAAAACATGAGCCTGCTCCAGGACGACGGCCGCCTGGTGTTCATCAACGCCATGCGCGGACCCCGGGCCGAGTTCAACGCCCTGGACGTCATGCGCCGCCGCCTCACTATCACCGGCAGCACCCTGCGTCCCCGCTCCGCCGATTTCAAAGCTGCCCTGGCCGCCGAGGTCGAACGGCACGTCTGGCCGCTGCTGGCCGCTGGCAAGTTTAAGCCCGTCATCTACCGCACGTTTCCGCTGGCCGAAGCCGCCGCCGCCCACGAGCTCATGGAAAGCAGCGAACAGATTGGCAAAATCATGTTATTAAGGTGA
- a CDS encoding T9SS type A sorting domain-containing protein, with the protein MIKTLPQLFLGLTLLFAGSSAHQALAQGPVKQWDKTYGGTLEDRPLAVVLTPDGGSIIGGQSYSDAGGDKTQSSTDTDYWILRLDASGNKIWDRTFGTFGNDMFTTLEATADGGFLLGGTTNTAVSGDKTQAGPGGTDFWVIKLDANGTKLWDRVYGSTGPDALTAMVRTPDGGFLLGGTSGAGVSGNKTQPGKGDNDYWVIKIDAAGNKLWDQVYGGTFYDNLSTMVATQDGGAILAGTSGSVLGADKTEANQGGSDYWVVKIDAAGTKQWDRTLGGTDDDQATGIRQALDGGYIVAGSSISGQGGNKTQPSRGGRDMWLIKLNANGTKQWDRTFGGIATEEPASVVATNDGGFLAAGYSNSNISGDKTQNIIGLSDVWMIKIDANGIKQWDRTMGGTKLDYLLTFQAMQVAPDGSLLLAVFSESNSGFDKTQSSKGLQDYWIIKLGNVTTATAAPVAGQVLQAYPNPATRQLTVRLGNGAPRTNLRLSLLDATGRTVYSQRVTATGEAEVPLTLREHPAGLYLLRLEGPEGYVATQRLQLN; encoded by the coding sequence ATGATTAAAACGCTACCCCAACTATTTTTAGGCCTAACGCTGCTGTTTGCCGGCTCCAGCGCCCACCAAGCCCTAGCCCAGGGTCCCGTTAAGCAATGGGACAAAACCTACGGCGGCACCCTGGAGGACCGCCCCCTAGCAGTGGTCCTGACACCCGATGGCGGCTCCATCATTGGCGGACAGTCGTACTCGGACGCTGGGGGTGATAAGACGCAGAGCAGCACGGATACCGACTACTGGATTCTGCGGCTCGACGCCAGTGGCAACAAGATCTGGGACCGGACTTTCGGCACCTTCGGCAACGATATGTTTACAACGCTGGAAGCTACGGCCGACGGCGGCTTTCTGTTGGGCGGCACTACCAATACAGCCGTCAGTGGCGACAAAACCCAGGCCGGGCCCGGAGGCACCGATTTCTGGGTGATTAAGCTTGATGCCAACGGCACCAAGCTCTGGGACCGGGTCTACGGCAGTACGGGCCCCGATGCGCTGACGGCCATGGTCCGCACCCCGGACGGGGGCTTTCTGCTGGGCGGCACGTCGGGCGCGGGCGTTAGCGGCAACAAAACCCAACCCGGCAAAGGCGACAATGACTACTGGGTAATCAAGATTGACGCCGCCGGTAACAAGCTCTGGGACCAGGTATACGGCGGTACCTTCTATGATAACCTGAGCACCATGGTGGCCACCCAGGATGGAGGAGCCATCCTGGCCGGGACTTCCGGCTCGGTGCTCGGCGCCGACAAAACGGAGGCCAACCAGGGCGGCTCCGACTATTGGGTTGTCAAGATTGATGCCGCCGGAACCAAACAGTGGGACCGCACCCTTGGGGGTACCGACGACGACCAGGCCACCGGTATCCGGCAGGCCCTGGACGGGGGGTACATCGTGGCGGGGTCTTCAATCTCGGGCCAGGGCGGCAATAAAACGCAACCCAGCCGCGGCGGGCGAGATATGTGGCTGATTAAGCTCAACGCTAACGGTACCAAGCAATGGGACCGCACCTTCGGAGGCATTGCCACCGAGGAACCCGCCTCGGTAGTGGCAACCAACGACGGCGGCTTTCTGGCCGCGGGCTACTCCAACTCGAATATCAGCGGCGACAAGACCCAGAATATCATTGGCCTCTCCGACGTCTGGATGATTAAGATCGACGCCAACGGTATCAAACAGTGGGACCGCACCATGGGCGGCACCAAACTGGATTACCTGCTGACCTTCCAGGCCATGCAGGTGGCCCCGGACGGCAGCCTGCTGCTGGCCGTATTCAGTGAATCCAATAGCGGCTTTGATAAAACGCAGTCCAGCAAAGGCCTGCAAGACTACTGGATTATCAAGCTGGGCAATGTCACGACGGCCACGGCGGCCCCGGTAGCCGGCCAGGTTTTGCAGGCTTATCCCAACCCGGCCACGCGCCAGCTCACCGTGCGCCTGGGCAATGGCGCCCCGCGCACCAACCTGCGCCTGTCACTACTCGATGCCACGGGCCGCACTGTATACAGTCAACGCGTAACAGCAACCGGCGAGGCCGAAGTACCGCTTACGCTTCGTGAGCACCCGGCCGGGCTCTACCTATTGCGCCTGGAAGGTCCCGAGGGTTACGTGGCCACGCAGCGTCTGCAGCTGAACTGA
- a CDS encoding TlpA disulfide reductase family protein produces the protein MKSFTLLLLAAALLWAAPGRAQQVSVIKFADLQQRLSRQNDTTYVVNFWATWCAPCVKELPLFEQLGTSQAGKKVKVLLVSLDYASQLDKKVKPFVQKRGLKSEVVLLNESDPNSYMDKVDPKWSGAIPFTLIWNGKKNRRATFERKFTQAELTAEINKFL, from the coding sequence ATGAAGTCCTTTACATTGTTGCTGCTGGCTGCCGCCCTGCTGTGGGCGGCCCCGGGCCGGGCCCAACAGGTTTCGGTTATCAAATTCGCGGACCTGCAGCAGCGCCTGAGCCGGCAAAACGACACGACCTACGTGGTCAACTTCTGGGCTACCTGGTGCGCGCCCTGCGTGAAGGAGCTGCCCTTGTTTGAGCAACTGGGAACATCGCAGGCGGGCAAAAAGGTGAAAGTGCTGCTCGTCAGCCTCGACTACGCCTCCCAGCTCGATAAGAAGGTCAAGCCCTTCGTGCAAAAGCGCGGGCTCAAATCAGAAGTGGTGCTGCTCAACGAGTCGGACCCCAACTCCTATATGGATAAGGTAGACCCCAAATGGTCGGGGGCCATTCCGTTTACGCTGATCTGGAACGGCAAAAAGAACAGACGCGCCACCTTCGAGCGGAAATTCACCCAAGCGGAGTTAACGGCTGAAATCAATAAGTTTTTGTAG